A part of Drosophila ananassae strain 14024-0371.13 chromosome 2R, ASM1763931v2, whole genome shotgun sequence genomic DNA contains:
- the LOC6506792 gene encoding uncharacterized protein LOC6506792 isoform X2, with protein sequence MEEVLHSVKQKHREKHKRKREEKRRAAAALLVDGVDQKKSDPDQEKPQPLREKSSQENGLKNGHRHRRSSPLKCSTPVADHQSIKKHFTKPGKPENANAPAVAAVETKAKAPTNVFEFMMNARNRSIGVNEDGADAPGDQEEGGVVTAQSKRKQMLQDWNDRKGGTKRRLADEARGEFIDHQLEQRAKRLKKMLTKTDPKEVVAPSSAPTQNTKRPRGRPRARRLSSMDAEAIVVTPKPQDPETDEFLSKLSSPTKKRDSLLGYFAKVESPKELAEKQTVAIDTPPMETPKRRTYRRKSNQETPVEVAVDSTPSGRPRRSCAGKARYDYDLETSPSKASKVAQKVAQKAEESVEIIDLDNSNPASTPVKLAPLFVRQLPKPSPDPSVLKARQAFLQSGVPDKIRQEQNRQKQFEQMYEESYEVFPRLAHTGCESYVSKSEPLELPFVLRDEEFLEDVAGNPGKRRSKSSSFTSCIFANLSTNSGSKKTSYSTLAQLDNKRGFVKLWKTAFDRFPTFKCYNQMREKYRHFSAIDSAQDTQQMGESFVVTRRTRRSMEQQHADTGDEEAKPPPSAPNGELLFTEKYKPLLFEQVLVNLTPVQELKEFLAGWSGNGGSNRNSQTLDDCSFDLSHDSSSMGASSNTMVLVGPSSSGKTNAVFALANDMNFNVLEINAGMKRTGKKLIQELQEATQSHQIRKDSKSGGSSQQLLQKLQKGSLKAKAAAMENPSEVRKSLILIEDADILFDNMDAGFTEAIYTLAASSKRPVIVVATDPNCAHLQRLMQQNQIHFQAPNVLNISRFLAVLALMENCPIELDELISLYLYNKQNLRKTLLELQFYIQSGGDGSKVGGHKSPTKNSLTRLATIDGCLIHQRLFEFFTTSQNVQHRLVPFPVDFGLLRLNLPDFIASSQLLKDSGEAAAARPTAKRKSRSPKKAWLSSATGQKKEGSSTPLATLASFYDNISLAALVDSGSDCSDRLQVHLAEDIAHSLVEQALQTGLAAKECPYNFFDKPTQRKTISEYLGNGLIRSTSAKALDFEPCLRSICRSEKERAGQERKSSRFYHYLRNHTVNVTSFSLEAFDGVCSVFQEAEVSEGDPPAEQS encoded by the exons AACGGTCACCGTCACCGGCGATCCAGTCCCCTGAAGTGCAGCACTCCTGTGGCCGATCACCAGAGCATAAAGAAGCACTTTACCAAACCCGGAAAGCCCGAAAATGCCAATGCCCCGGCAGTGGCGGCGGTTGAAACGAAAGCCAAAGCGCCCACCAATGTCTTTGAGTTTATGATGAATGCCAGAAATCGTTCCATTGGCGTTAATGAAGATGGAGCTGATGCACCTGGAGATCAGGAGGAGGGAGGAGTAGTCACGGCGCAGAGCAAGCGGAAGCAGATGCTTCAGGACTGGAACGATCGCAAGGGAGGGACGAAACGACGGCTGGCGGATGAAGCACGCGGGGAGTTCATCGATCATCAGCTGGAGCAGAGGGCCAAGAG GTTGAAAAAAATGCTAACCAAGACTGACCCGAAGGAAGTGGTAGCTCCGTCCTCGGCACCTACGCAGAACACAAAACGTCCAAGGGGAAGGCCTCGCGCTCGTCGACTTAGTTCCATGGACGCAGAGGCGATTGTGGTCACTCCAAAGCCACAGGATCCGGAAACCGATGAATTTCTCTCGAAACTTTCTTCGCCGACCAAGAAACGGGACAGTCTACTAGGCTACTTTGCTAAGGTGGAGTCACCCAAAGAACTGGCCGAGAAACAAACTGTAGCAATAGACACCCCACCCATGGAGACGCCAAAGCGAAGAACCTATCGCCGAAAGAGCAATCAGGAGACGCCGGTTGAAGTGGCCGTTGATTCCACGCCCTCTGGACGACCGAGACGATCTTGTGCCGGCAAGGCGCGCTATGATTACGACCTGGAGACGAGTCCCTCAAAGGCATCTAAGGTCGCCCAGAAAGTTGCCCAAAAGGCGGAAGAATCTGTGGAGATAATTGATCTTGACAACAGTAATCCGGCCAGCACTCCCGTGAAACTCGCCCCACTCTTTGTGAGACAATTGCCAAAACCTAGCCCTGATCCTTCGGTACTAAAGGCGCGTCAAGCATTCCTCCAGTCCGGAGTACCGGACAAAATCCGCCAAGAACAAAATCGTCAGAAGCAATTCGAGCAAATGTACGAGGAGAGCTATGAGGTGTTTCCCAGATTAGCGCACACGGGCTGTGAGAGTTATGTCTCCAAATCGGAACCCCTGGAGCTACCATTCGTTCTTAGGGATGAGGAATTCCTTGAGGACGTGGCTGGGAACCCTGGCAAGCGTCGCTCCAAGTCAAGTTCATTTACGAGCTGCATTTTCGCGAATTTGAGCACCAATTCGGGGTCTAAAAAAACAAGCTACTCAACTCTGGCACAATTGGATAACAAGCGTGGCTTTGTTAAGCTTTGGAAGACTGCTTTCGACCGCTTTCCCACCTTCAAGTGCTACAATCAGATGCGCGAGAAGTACCGACACTTCAGTGCCATCGACAGTGCCCAGGACACGCAACAAATGGGTGAATCCTTCGTGGTAACGAGACGCACAAGGCGTTCAATGGAACAGCAGCATGCAGATACGGGTGATGAGGAGGCGAAGCCACCGCCGTCAGCGCCCAATGGCGAACTGCTCTTCACCGAAAAGTACAAACCGCTGCTGTTCGAGCAGGTGCTGGTGAACTTAACGCCGGTCCAGGAGCTCAAGGAGTTCCTCGCCGGCTGGAGTGGCAACGGGGGCAGCAATCGCAACTCTCAAACCCTGGACGACTGTTCCTTCGATCTCAGCCACGACTCCAGTTCCATGGGCGCTAGCAGCAACACGATGGTACTCGTCGGACCCTCATCCAGTGGCAAGACCAATGCTGTGTTCGCGCTCGCCAACGATATGAACTTCAATGTGCTGGAAATAAATGCGGGAATGAAGCGAACGGGCAAGAAACTGATTCAGGAACTCCAGGAAGCCACCCAATCGCATCAGATCCGCAAGGACAGCAAGTCGGGTGGCTCCTCCCAGCAGCTGCTCCAAAAACTGCAAAAGGGAAGCCTGAAAGCGAAGGCAGCTGCTATGGAGAATCCCTCCGAAGTCCGGAAATCTCTTATTCTGATTGAGGATGCCGATATCCTGTTCGACAACATGGATGCTGGGTTCACGGAGGCTATATACACCCTGGCAGCTAGTTCCAAACGTCCCGTGATTGTGGTAGCGACGGATCCCAATTGTGCGCACTTGCAGCGCCTGATGCAGCAGAACCAGATACACTTCCAGGCCCCCAATGTCCTGAACATCTCGCGGTTCCTGGCTGTTCTGGCCCTGATGGAGAACTGTCCCATCGAACTGGATGAGCTGATCTCCCTGTACTTGTACAATAAACAGAATCTGCGCAAGACACTGCTGGAGCTGCAGTTCTACATTCAAAGCGGTGGAGATGGTTCTAAAGTGGGGGGTCACAAATCGCCCACCAAAAATTCGCTGACCCGACTGGCCACCATCGACGGCTGCCTCATCCACCAGCGATTGTTCGAGTTCTTCACCACCTCCCAGAATGTCCAGCACCGACTAGTACCATTTCCCGTCGACTTTGGTCTGTTGCGGTTGAATCTCCCCGATTTCATAGCTTCATCGCAGCTGCTCAAGGATTCGGGGGAAGCTGCTGCCGCCAGACCCACTGCCAAACGGAAATCCCGCTCCCCAAAGAAGGCCTGGCTTAGCAGCGCCACTGGCCAGAAGAAGGAGGGAAGTTCCACTCCTCTGGCCACCTTGGCGTCCTTCTATGACAACATATCGCTTGCAGCTCTGGTGGACTCTGGCAGCGACTGTAGTGATCGCTTGCAGGTGCATCTCGCCGAGGACATTGCGCACTCGCTGGTGGAGCAGGCTCTCCAAACTGGACTGGCGGCCAAAGAGTGTCCCTACAACTTTTTCGACAAGCCAACACAGAG gaAAACCATCAGCGAGTACCTGGGCAACGGCCTGATACGATCCACTTCCGCCAAGGCCCTCGATTTTGAACCCTGCCTGCGCTCCATTTGCCGGAGTGAGAAGGAGCGGGCCGGACAGGAGCGGAAGTCCAGTAGATTCTATCACTATCTCCGCAATCACACGGTGAACGTGACCAGCTTCTCCCTGGAAGCCTTCGACGGTGTCTGCTCCGTTTTTCAAGAGGCGGAGGTCAGCGAGGGTGATCCTCCAGCGGAGCAGAGTTAG
- the LOC6506792 gene encoding uncharacterized protein LOC6506792 isoform X1 — MTDVNCLTSEHVATTSPPGTPTKNDVQNLLIEPTSPFVLRAPPTEKSKLILQNMEEVLHSVKQKHREKHKRKREEKRRAAAALLVDGVDQKKSDPDQEKPQPLREKSSQENGLKNGHRHRRSSPLKCSTPVADHQSIKKHFTKPGKPENANAPAVAAVETKAKAPTNVFEFMMNARNRSIGVNEDGADAPGDQEEGGVVTAQSKRKQMLQDWNDRKGGTKRRLADEARGEFIDHQLEQRAKRLKKMLTKTDPKEVVAPSSAPTQNTKRPRGRPRARRLSSMDAEAIVVTPKPQDPETDEFLSKLSSPTKKRDSLLGYFAKVESPKELAEKQTVAIDTPPMETPKRRTYRRKSNQETPVEVAVDSTPSGRPRRSCAGKARYDYDLETSPSKASKVAQKVAQKAEESVEIIDLDNSNPASTPVKLAPLFVRQLPKPSPDPSVLKARQAFLQSGVPDKIRQEQNRQKQFEQMYEESYEVFPRLAHTGCESYVSKSEPLELPFVLRDEEFLEDVAGNPGKRRSKSSSFTSCIFANLSTNSGSKKTSYSTLAQLDNKRGFVKLWKTAFDRFPTFKCYNQMREKYRHFSAIDSAQDTQQMGESFVVTRRTRRSMEQQHADTGDEEAKPPPSAPNGELLFTEKYKPLLFEQVLVNLTPVQELKEFLAGWSGNGGSNRNSQTLDDCSFDLSHDSSSMGASSNTMVLVGPSSSGKTNAVFALANDMNFNVLEINAGMKRTGKKLIQELQEATQSHQIRKDSKSGGSSQQLLQKLQKGSLKAKAAAMENPSEVRKSLILIEDADILFDNMDAGFTEAIYTLAASSKRPVIVVATDPNCAHLQRLMQQNQIHFQAPNVLNISRFLAVLALMENCPIELDELISLYLYNKQNLRKTLLELQFYIQSGGDGSKVGGHKSPTKNSLTRLATIDGCLIHQRLFEFFTTSQNVQHRLVPFPVDFGLLRLNLPDFIASSQLLKDSGEAAAARPTAKRKSRSPKKAWLSSATGQKKEGSSTPLATLASFYDNISLAALVDSGSDCSDRLQVHLAEDIAHSLVEQALQTGLAAKECPYNFFDKPTQRKTISEYLGNGLIRSTSAKALDFEPCLRSICRSEKERAGQERKSSRFYHYLRNHTVNVTSFSLEAFDGVCSVFQEAEVSEGDPPAEQS, encoded by the exons AACGGTCACCGTCACCGGCGATCCAGTCCCCTGAAGTGCAGCACTCCTGTGGCCGATCACCAGAGCATAAAGAAGCACTTTACCAAACCCGGAAAGCCCGAAAATGCCAATGCCCCGGCAGTGGCGGCGGTTGAAACGAAAGCCAAAGCGCCCACCAATGTCTTTGAGTTTATGATGAATGCCAGAAATCGTTCCATTGGCGTTAATGAAGATGGAGCTGATGCACCTGGAGATCAGGAGGAGGGAGGAGTAGTCACGGCGCAGAGCAAGCGGAAGCAGATGCTTCAGGACTGGAACGATCGCAAGGGAGGGACGAAACGACGGCTGGCGGATGAAGCACGCGGGGAGTTCATCGATCATCAGCTGGAGCAGAGGGCCAAGAG GTTGAAAAAAATGCTAACCAAGACTGACCCGAAGGAAGTGGTAGCTCCGTCCTCGGCACCTACGCAGAACACAAAACGTCCAAGGGGAAGGCCTCGCGCTCGTCGACTTAGTTCCATGGACGCAGAGGCGATTGTGGTCACTCCAAAGCCACAGGATCCGGAAACCGATGAATTTCTCTCGAAACTTTCTTCGCCGACCAAGAAACGGGACAGTCTACTAGGCTACTTTGCTAAGGTGGAGTCACCCAAAGAACTGGCCGAGAAACAAACTGTAGCAATAGACACCCCACCCATGGAGACGCCAAAGCGAAGAACCTATCGCCGAAAGAGCAATCAGGAGACGCCGGTTGAAGTGGCCGTTGATTCCACGCCCTCTGGACGACCGAGACGATCTTGTGCCGGCAAGGCGCGCTATGATTACGACCTGGAGACGAGTCCCTCAAAGGCATCTAAGGTCGCCCAGAAAGTTGCCCAAAAGGCGGAAGAATCTGTGGAGATAATTGATCTTGACAACAGTAATCCGGCCAGCACTCCCGTGAAACTCGCCCCACTCTTTGTGAGACAATTGCCAAAACCTAGCCCTGATCCTTCGGTACTAAAGGCGCGTCAAGCATTCCTCCAGTCCGGAGTACCGGACAAAATCCGCCAAGAACAAAATCGTCAGAAGCAATTCGAGCAAATGTACGAGGAGAGCTATGAGGTGTTTCCCAGATTAGCGCACACGGGCTGTGAGAGTTATGTCTCCAAATCGGAACCCCTGGAGCTACCATTCGTTCTTAGGGATGAGGAATTCCTTGAGGACGTGGCTGGGAACCCTGGCAAGCGTCGCTCCAAGTCAAGTTCATTTACGAGCTGCATTTTCGCGAATTTGAGCACCAATTCGGGGTCTAAAAAAACAAGCTACTCAACTCTGGCACAATTGGATAACAAGCGTGGCTTTGTTAAGCTTTGGAAGACTGCTTTCGACCGCTTTCCCACCTTCAAGTGCTACAATCAGATGCGCGAGAAGTACCGACACTTCAGTGCCATCGACAGTGCCCAGGACACGCAACAAATGGGTGAATCCTTCGTGGTAACGAGACGCACAAGGCGTTCAATGGAACAGCAGCATGCAGATACGGGTGATGAGGAGGCGAAGCCACCGCCGTCAGCGCCCAATGGCGAACTGCTCTTCACCGAAAAGTACAAACCGCTGCTGTTCGAGCAGGTGCTGGTGAACTTAACGCCGGTCCAGGAGCTCAAGGAGTTCCTCGCCGGCTGGAGTGGCAACGGGGGCAGCAATCGCAACTCTCAAACCCTGGACGACTGTTCCTTCGATCTCAGCCACGACTCCAGTTCCATGGGCGCTAGCAGCAACACGATGGTACTCGTCGGACCCTCATCCAGTGGCAAGACCAATGCTGTGTTCGCGCTCGCCAACGATATGAACTTCAATGTGCTGGAAATAAATGCGGGAATGAAGCGAACGGGCAAGAAACTGATTCAGGAACTCCAGGAAGCCACCCAATCGCATCAGATCCGCAAGGACAGCAAGTCGGGTGGCTCCTCCCAGCAGCTGCTCCAAAAACTGCAAAAGGGAAGCCTGAAAGCGAAGGCAGCTGCTATGGAGAATCCCTCCGAAGTCCGGAAATCTCTTATTCTGATTGAGGATGCCGATATCCTGTTCGACAACATGGATGCTGGGTTCACGGAGGCTATATACACCCTGGCAGCTAGTTCCAAACGTCCCGTGATTGTGGTAGCGACGGATCCCAATTGTGCGCACTTGCAGCGCCTGATGCAGCAGAACCAGATACACTTCCAGGCCCCCAATGTCCTGAACATCTCGCGGTTCCTGGCTGTTCTGGCCCTGATGGAGAACTGTCCCATCGAACTGGATGAGCTGATCTCCCTGTACTTGTACAATAAACAGAATCTGCGCAAGACACTGCTGGAGCTGCAGTTCTACATTCAAAGCGGTGGAGATGGTTCTAAAGTGGGGGGTCACAAATCGCCCACCAAAAATTCGCTGACCCGACTGGCCACCATCGACGGCTGCCTCATCCACCAGCGATTGTTCGAGTTCTTCACCACCTCCCAGAATGTCCAGCACCGACTAGTACCATTTCCCGTCGACTTTGGTCTGTTGCGGTTGAATCTCCCCGATTTCATAGCTTCATCGCAGCTGCTCAAGGATTCGGGGGAAGCTGCTGCCGCCAGACCCACTGCCAAACGGAAATCCCGCTCCCCAAAGAAGGCCTGGCTTAGCAGCGCCACTGGCCAGAAGAAGGAGGGAAGTTCCACTCCTCTGGCCACCTTGGCGTCCTTCTATGACAACATATCGCTTGCAGCTCTGGTGGACTCTGGCAGCGACTGTAGTGATCGCTTGCAGGTGCATCTCGCCGAGGACATTGCGCACTCGCTGGTGGAGCAGGCTCTCCAAACTGGACTGGCGGCCAAAGAGTGTCCCTACAACTTTTTCGACAAGCCAACACAGAG gaAAACCATCAGCGAGTACCTGGGCAACGGCCTGATACGATCCACTTCCGCCAAGGCCCTCGATTTTGAACCCTGCCTGCGCTCCATTTGCCGGAGTGAGAAGGAGCGGGCCGGACAGGAGCGGAAGTCCAGTAGATTCTATCACTATCTCCGCAATCACACGGTGAACGTGACCAGCTTCTCCCTGGAAGCCTTCGACGGTGTCTGCTCCGTTTTTCAAGAGGCGGAGGTCAGCGAGGGTGATCCTCCAGCGGAGCAGAGTTAG
- the LOC6493191 gene encoding cytochrome b5, whose protein sequence is MSQLYDLSEVAQNNGKSGKPCWLIIKGNVYDVTNFLAEHPGGGDALLEYGGKDASKAFKQAGHSSDAERDLKNYKIGELRPVEAAPIQIQPQSTGTKGPDTITSSPEPAKKSSGFLCCC, encoded by the coding sequence ATGTCGCAGTTGTACGATCTCTCGGAGGTGGCCCAAAACAATGGCAAGAGCGGAAAGCCCTGCTGGCTGATCATCAAAGGAAATGTCTACGATGTGACCAATTTTTTGGCCGAACATCCTGGCGGTGGTGATGCCCTCCTCGAATACGGCGGCAAGGACGCTTCCAAGGCCTTTAAGCAGGCAGGACACTCCTCCGATGCCGAGCGAGATCTGAAGAACTACAAAATTGGAGAACTGAGACCAGTTGAGGCGGCGCCAATTCAAATCCAACCACAGTCCACTGGAACGAAAGGACCGGACACCATAACCTCCAGTCCAGAACCTGCCAAGAAGAGCTCCGGCttcctctgctgctgctag